CATATGAGCTTACGGTTTCCCGATGCTCATTCAACGACATCGCCCGATACGGTGGCTGTAAACACGACCATCAACGCCGCACTGGTCGACGGAGCGCCTACTATCGACGAATACAATTACGTTGACCGTGACGATAACAACGCGTACGATGCAAGCGGGGTTACGATTTATTCTCCCGAATCGCCTAAAACCGCCGCCGGCTACCATTCTCCTCCCGGGACCCTTTCATATAAAAACGATCCCTGGGCGAATGTTGACGATCTTCTTGAAAACTGGAGCGGAAAAACGCTGACGAAATACGGTTCGGTTGTACATCTCACCGGTGCTGAAATGTGTGCAAATCTTAATAACAGCGGTATCCAGCCCGGCCAGCTTGCCTGGGTCAGAAAAACGGGCTATAATCCACCGACCCGTGTTTACTCGTACGATCCCGACCTTGGAACACCATCGGGGCAGCCGCCCTTTACGCCGCTCATCGGGCACATCACTTCCTGGGCGCCATTCTGATATACGGAAAAAATGATCTGAAGATAACAAAGAGGGGAGATGAATTCTCCCCTCTTTGTTTATACCGTTCTCGTTGCCCAGTTTTCGAGCCATTTATAATTATCCGGCAGGTACGCTCCCCTTGTCGATGCCGCTGCAGCGCTCAGTTTATTCAACAGGCTTATTTCATATTGTGACAGGGCCGGATTATACGCCGATTCAAGATTTGTTATGACTTCTTCAATGGTGTTCATAGCGGGCATGGTTGCATCGATTTCTTTTGTATTATACACATGACGCAGCATAGCCTGGGCAATATGAGCCTTTTTGTCTTTAAAGAATCCCTTTTTGGAGGCGAGCTCGATCATCGCATCGCTCCCCATCGGTTTGATACCGAGGATGCCGAGATTCAGACTCTCACAGCGGGGTATAAGTGAGGAATAATCGTTGTCGGGATAATTCTTGCTGCTGAATCCGCTGTTATGATGGAAGTTATAAATAATCATGACATAGTCGAGAGTATCTCCGTACCGGTCAATATACTTCATCATTGTCGGTTCATCGTGGGCAACGACACCGATCGCTCTGATCTTTCCGGCCTTTTTGTTTTTTTCCAGAATCGTGTACCGTTCGTCATCTACGGCATAAAGTCTATACAGGTCAATATAATCGGTGATAAAATCAGTAAGCGCGCCATCGATTTCATCCTGCATCTTGTCGGTCGCCCGCTCAATACACAGCGATACAACCGCATCCTTTCTAACACCTCTGAGGCTCTTCCCCATAGGTTTAAACTGCTTGAATCCACCATCTTCATAAACATCAAAAATATTGATTCCGCCCTCGAAACCCAGTTTAATCATCCTGTCACGGTATTCAGGATTTGCGATAAGCTCTTTTTTCAGGTGTGAGCCGAATCCGAGAACAGACACTTCAATGCCTGTTTTACCGAGCGTTCGTTTCGGTACCTCCCCCTTTAGTTTAAATTTTTTAGATTTCCTGCCTGGTATGATAGAACAACCGGTAAAAGACAGCGTTGTCGACGCGGCGCTGATACCTTTCAAAAAAGATCTGCGTTTCATGTTTTCAACCTCGCGAATATTTGGACTGATCTATTCAAGAATTTCCACTCGCTTTCTATCCTCACTCCCCAATCCCCCTCTACCATTCATGGGGGAGGAGATCAAGAGGTGAGGGAACGACACCTTTCTTGTGTGTAGAAAAAGGTTGTTATAAATCTGGGTCAGGAGGGCAAATGAAAAAAAAAACTTTTTCACCGACCTCCTGAAGGGAATGTTTTGAGCGATGCAGGAGAATAATCACGATAAAACCGAAGCAGGAATACTTTGAACTATTCCCTACATTGGCTGAATAACGCCCTTTTCCTTTCCGAAGAGTTTGATATAGGGCTCTATATATTCCTTCGATTTTGCATCACGGTACGGGGACCCGATAGCCCAGTCTTCCGGCAGTGCATCGAGCGATACCATCCCGCCCTGCATTTCCAGGTAAGAGCGGAATGCCGCAATGAACATGGCGGTCTTTTCAAGTATCTCATCATATGACTGGTACATATTCCCCGTTTCAAACATCCACTGGATGCGGTGAAGCATGGGCAGCCATTCGAATTCACTACGCGCCCATTCATCTACCCAGTAGTTGATATAAGTCTGGTTTCCCGGTTGCAATATGATCGCACAGTTATTCCCGCCTATTCCCGGC
This window of the bacterium genome carries:
- a CDS encoding aldo/keto reductase, with amino-acid sequence MKRRSFLKGISAASTTLSFTGCSIIPGRKSKKFKLKGEVPKRTLGKTGIEVSVLGFGSHLKKELIANPEYRDRMIKLGFEGGINIFDVYEDGGFKQFKPMGKSLRGVRKDAVVSLCIERATDKMQDEIDGALTDFITDYIDLYRLYAVDDERYTILEKNKKAGKIRAIGVVAHDEPTMMKYIDRYGDTLDYVMIIYNFHHNSGFSSKNYPDNDYSSLIPRCESLNLGILGIKPMGSDAMIELASKKGFFKDKKAHIAQAMLRHVYNTKEIDATMPAMNTIEEVITNLESAYNPALSQYEISLLNKLSAAAASTRGAYLPDNYKWLENWATRTV